In Gordonia phthalatica, one genomic interval encodes:
- a CDS encoding sulfurtransferase, which yields MGAERSGQVFITVEDLVEAMLSSRPPVVLDVRWQLGDPNGLEHYKEGHLPGSVYVDLDTELAAPATPEAGRHPLPSIDDLQTAARRWGVGFESPVVVYDDWEGKAAARAWWLLRWAGVAEVLILDGGLGAWKAAGMRISSGNATPRVGTVVLSEGHLPTVTIDEVAALDTDSTLLLDARGPERYRGESEPVDPRPGHIPGAVNAPTGANVTADGTFKSADELRARFEQLGADRRDVVVYCGSGVTAAHEIAALASIGIDATLFPGSYSQWSADDSRAVEVG from the coding sequence ATGGGCGCAGAGCGCAGCGGACAGGTGTTCATCACGGTCGAGGATCTGGTGGAGGCGATGCTGTCGTCGCGGCCGCCGGTGGTGCTCGATGTGCGCTGGCAACTCGGCGACCCCAACGGCCTCGAACACTACAAGGAGGGACACCTGCCCGGTTCCGTCTACGTCGACCTCGACACCGAGCTCGCCGCCCCCGCCACGCCCGAGGCCGGTCGGCATCCGTTGCCGAGCATCGACGACCTCCAGACGGCCGCACGTCGCTGGGGCGTCGGCTTCGAATCACCCGTCGTGGTCTACGACGACTGGGAGGGCAAGGCTGCGGCGCGCGCGTGGTGGCTGCTGCGTTGGGCCGGCGTCGCCGAGGTGCTGATCCTCGACGGCGGTCTCGGCGCGTGGAAGGCCGCGGGCATGCGGATCTCCAGCGGAAACGCCACGCCGCGCGTCGGGACGGTGGTGCTGTCGGAGGGGCATCTGCCGACCGTGACGATCGACGAGGTGGCCGCGCTCGACACCGACAGCACGCTGCTGCTCGACGCCCGCGGTCCCGAGCGTTACCGCGGCGAGAGCGAGCCCGTCGACCCGCGCCCCGGTCACATCCCCGGCGCCGTCAACGCGCCGACCGGTGCCAACGTGACCGCCGACGGGACGTTCAAGTCCGCCGACGAGCTCCGTGCCCGGTTCGAGCAGCTGGGCGCCGATCGGCGTGACGTCGTCGTCTACTGCGGCTCCGGTGTCACCGCCGCGCACGAGATCGCAGCCCTCGCCAGCATCGGCATCGACGCGACCCTGTTCCCCGGCTCGTACTCGCAGTGGTCTGCGGACGACTCGCGCGCGGTGGAGGTCGGCTGA
- a CDS encoding TetR/AcrR family transcriptional regulator: MSEPSEAVAAAALLRGRFLDAGMRVLARDGYGSFKQSTVCAETGLTTGGFYHSFPSWKDFEIALIEHWKSDATAKLVTTLRTIGSPEERVTAVTAVAKLLPHRTERALRVWAAKDPDVAAAVSDVDQTRFDAIAEFVGALVADPDEPTRIAAHSMMVLIGYQCSNIDAADFEQTLGRIRDDALALPRRSDQTSE; encoded by the coding sequence ATGTCCGAGCCTTCCGAAGCAGTCGCGGCAGCAGCCTTGCTGCGCGGTCGTTTCCTCGATGCCGGCATGCGTGTGCTGGCCCGTGACGGGTACGGCAGTTTCAAACAGTCGACGGTGTGCGCGGAGACCGGCCTGACGACCGGCGGCTTCTACCATTCCTTTCCCAGTTGGAAAGACTTCGAGATCGCACTGATCGAGCACTGGAAGTCCGATGCGACCGCGAAACTGGTGACCACCCTGCGCACCATCGGCAGCCCGGAGGAACGCGTCACCGCCGTGACCGCGGTCGCTAAGCTCCTGCCGCACCGCACCGAACGGGCGCTGCGCGTCTGGGCCGCCAAGGACCCCGACGTGGCCGCCGCGGTGTCCGATGTGGATCAGACCCGCTTCGACGCGATCGCCGAGTTCGTGGGCGCCCTCGTCGCCGATCCGGACGAGCCGACACGGATCGCCGCGCACTCGATGATGGTGCTCATCGGCTATCAGTGTTCGAACATCGACGCCGCCGACTTCGAGCAGACGCTGGGACGCATCCGCGACGACGCGCTCGCCCTGCCGCGCAGATCCGATCAGACGTCCGAGTAG
- a CDS encoding SDR family oxidoreductase, translated as MGKYVVTGSASGMGHAVAERLRGDGHTVIGVDQRDADVVTDLSTRVGRSTAVREILSVSDGRLDGAVFAAGVGAHRGKERLTVEVNVLGVTELMLALQPELAAAGNAKVVVFGSNSTTSTPFVPRAAIRRLVDGDTAGATKIVQRRGALSAPAAYAASKIAVSRWVRERAVTSQWAGSGIRVNLIAPGPVLTQLLRDQLASASGKQVRSYPVPVREYGTPEQLAEWVMTMLSPAADFMAGSVITVDGGTEALLRPTDWPAPLPLRRVPRMLMALRNAPKTGQVADYSDV; from the coding sequence ATGGGCAAGTATGTGGTGACCGGTTCGGCCTCGGGCATGGGGCACGCCGTGGCGGAACGACTTCGGGGCGACGGCCACACGGTGATCGGCGTGGATCAACGCGACGCCGACGTGGTGACCGACCTCTCGACCCGTGTCGGACGGTCGACGGCGGTCCGCGAGATCCTCTCGGTCTCAGACGGACGGCTCGACGGCGCCGTGTTTGCCGCGGGGGTCGGCGCACACCGCGGCAAGGAGCGGCTGACCGTCGAAGTGAACGTCCTGGGTGTCACCGAGCTGATGCTGGCCCTGCAGCCCGAGCTCGCTGCTGCGGGCAACGCGAAGGTGGTGGTGTTCGGGTCCAATTCGACGACGTCGACCCCGTTCGTCCCGCGTGCCGCCATCCGCAGACTGGTCGACGGCGATACCGCGGGCGCCACCAAGATCGTGCAGCGCCGCGGCGCGCTGTCGGCACCGGCCGCGTACGCCGCGTCGAAGATCGCAGTGAGCCGATGGGTGCGGGAACGTGCGGTGACCAGCCAGTGGGCCGGGTCCGGCATCCGCGTCAACCTGATCGCGCCCGGACCCGTCCTGACGCAGCTCCTGCGCGACCAGCTCGCGAGCGCGTCGGGAAAGCAGGTCCGCTCGTACCCGGTGCCCGTCCGCGAGTACGGCACACCCGAGCAGCTCGCGGAATGGGTGATGACCATGCTCTCGCCCGCCGCGGATTTCATGGCCGGGTCGGTGATCACCGTCGACGGCGGCACCGAAGCGCTGCTGCGGCCCACGGACTGGCCGGCACCGCTCCCGCTGCGCCGGGTGCCGCGAATGCTGATGGCGCTGCGGAACGCGCCGAAGACCGGGCAGGTGGCCGACTACTCGGACGTCTGA
- a CDS encoding amidohydrolase family protein: MTTLEGLLPGIVDAHVHYFNPARSSWALARFERLSHLPMKRFVPSPVLWVASKFGSGDDGRLGLDPSLLRSAYEPAAYARDTDALYRVAGVGVSSVVAIEAHWRALKSPEALMDSSYDELKYVLGLPHGKAGPDLGAAISVVDPRHKEFAAQLDRQLELSDRVRGVRFKWAQHPDPEIPDWCDEPDAVASTGFLKGFEAIAERDLVFVSFAYSHQLGQLDMLARRFPETTIVVEHLGMPAGAFGPTGARTGTTAAARAEILGLWRERIAMIAQRPNVVLKISGLGLSNLGYGRETSGNIGTREVLADMIGPLVLHAVDRFGPDRVVFGSDSPIDRPNSTIDMTVGALLDVLGERGPHLLQQLFAKNAQRIYRMDDTALK, from the coding sequence GTGACGACGCTCGAAGGCCTGCTCCCCGGAATCGTCGACGCGCACGTTCACTACTTCAACCCCGCGCGGTCGTCGTGGGCGCTAGCGCGGTTCGAACGGTTGTCGCACCTGCCGATGAAGCGTTTCGTGCCCTCCCCGGTCCTGTGGGTCGCGTCGAAGTTCGGCAGCGGCGACGACGGTCGCCTCGGCTTGGATCCCAGTCTGCTGCGCTCGGCGTACGAGCCGGCCGCCTATGCGCGCGACACCGACGCGCTGTACCGGGTCGCCGGTGTCGGCGTCAGCAGCGTCGTAGCCATCGAAGCGCACTGGCGAGCGCTGAAATCGCCTGAAGCCCTGATGGACTCGTCGTACGACGAACTGAAATACGTGCTCGGGTTGCCGCACGGAAAGGCCGGGCCCGACCTCGGCGCAGCGATCAGCGTGGTGGACCCGCGGCACAAGGAGTTCGCTGCGCAACTGGATCGCCAGCTGGAGCTGTCGGACAGGGTTCGCGGTGTCCGCTTCAAGTGGGCGCAGCACCCCGACCCGGAGATCCCGGATTGGTGCGACGAACCCGATGCGGTGGCGTCGACCGGTTTCCTGAAGGGCTTCGAAGCCATCGCCGAGCGCGACCTGGTCTTCGTCTCCTTCGCGTACTCGCACCAGTTGGGTCAGCTCGACATGCTCGCGCGCCGATTCCCGGAGACGACCATCGTCGTCGAGCACCTCGGCATGCCCGCGGGTGCGTTCGGACCCACCGGGGCGCGGACCGGGACGACGGCGGCGGCGCGCGCGGAGATCCTCGGTCTGTGGCGCGAGCGGATCGCGATGATCGCGCAGCGCCCGAACGTCGTCCTCAAGATCTCGGGCCTCGGACTGTCGAATCTCGGCTACGGTCGCGAGACCTCCGGGAACATCGGTACCCGCGAGGTCCTGGCCGACATGATCGGCCCACTGGTCCTGCACGCGGTGGACCGGTTCGGGCCCGATCGCGTCGTATTCGGGTCGGATTCGCCGATCGACCGCCCGAATTCCACCATCGACATGACCGTGGGCGCCCTGCTCGACGTCCTCGGCGAACGCGGCCCCCACCTGCTCCAGCAGCTGTTCGCGAAGAATGCCCAGCGGATCTACCGGATGGACGACACCGCTCTGAAATAG
- a CDS encoding FAD-binding oxidoreductase, with protein MTSPEQPALTRARALMGADPDRFAANVFARMFAMKPTLRELFPAELSGLRRSFVDVVDHVLTSIAAPDGHSELIEFLAQLGRDHRKYGVVSEHYWLMYDALMSEFQQAFGSGWTDDVEETVGQAMLLTTGVMRGAAESAAEPAHWEARVVQKFSITRDRAVIRLIATGPTPVYAAGQYLETQIPQWPRTWRNLSPAIPSNENGELEFHVRAIPGGRVSRTIVSDTQVGDVWTFAQRHGTMHLDPAKPALLIAGGTGLAPLRSLLIDFAQYAQPAPVHLFYGAQYPGELYELGVLSQLARTNPWLTVTAVTEHPDDPWWLPDATDPRQWGLEMKYGRVGEVAVAYGDWSDRQVLIAGPAPMIFHTALHLRAAGVDPEAIQHDPLN; from the coding sequence GTGACTTCGCCCGAGCAGCCGGCACTCACCCGAGCACGAGCCCTGATGGGAGCCGATCCCGACCGTTTCGCGGCCAATGTGTTCGCGCGGATGTTCGCGATGAAGCCGACGCTGCGCGAGTTGTTCCCCGCCGAGCTCAGCGGTCTGCGGCGGTCGTTCGTCGACGTCGTCGACCACGTGCTGACATCGATCGCCGCCCCCGACGGCCACAGTGAACTCATCGAGTTCCTGGCTCAGTTGGGTCGCGACCACCGCAAGTACGGTGTCGTCAGCGAGCACTACTGGCTCATGTACGACGCGCTGATGTCCGAGTTCCAGCAGGCGTTCGGCAGCGGATGGACGGACGACGTCGAGGAGACCGTCGGGCAGGCCATGCTTCTCACGACCGGCGTGATGCGCGGTGCCGCGGAGAGCGCCGCCGAGCCCGCACACTGGGAGGCCCGGGTGGTGCAGAAGTTCTCGATCACCCGCGACCGCGCCGTCATCCGGCTGATCGCCACCGGGCCGACCCCCGTCTACGCGGCCGGACAGTACCTGGAGACGCAGATCCCGCAGTGGCCGCGGACCTGGCGCAATCTGTCGCCCGCGATCCCCTCGAACGAGAACGGCGAGCTGGAGTTCCATGTCCGCGCGATCCCCGGCGGACGGGTCAGTCGGACCATTGTCAGCGACACGCAGGTCGGCGACGTCTGGACCTTCGCGCAACGGCACGGCACCATGCACCTGGATCCCGCGAAGCCGGCGCTGCTGATCGCCGGCGGCACCGGCCTCGCGCCGTTGCGGTCGTTGCTCATCGACTTCGCGCAGTACGCACAGCCCGCCCCCGTCCACCTGTTCTACGGGGCGCAGTACCCGGGTGAGCTGTACGAACTCGGCGTGCTGTCGCAGTTGGCGAGAACCAATCCGTGGTTGACGGTCACCGCCGTCACCGAGCACCCCGACGATCCGTGGTGGCTCCCCGACGCGACCGATCCCCGCCAGTGGGGACTCGAGATGAAGTACGGCAGGGTCGGCGAGGTCGCCGTCGCTTACGGCGATTGGAGCGACCGTCAGGTCCTGATCGCCGGCCCGGCCCCGATGATCTTCCACACCGCCCTGCACCTGCGGGCTGCGGGCGTGGATCCCGAAGCGATTCAGCACGATCCGCTGAATTGA
- a CDS encoding IclR family transcriptional regulator domain-containing protein, whose protein sequence is MSDSADVVTSLARGIAVLRSLSVTDGPLTLAEVATRCNTTRATARRLLLTLEHLGYVASDGPTFWLRPRVMELGDAYLAGLGLPDLAHAHLERLADRVHDTTSLTVLDDDDIVYVDRVKASRVMTVNITVGTRFPAYIMSSGRVLLADLPVPELSRRVDAFPDEDLREHHSTRAEIQSAIDHARTDGFAITDKELDPALRSIAAPVRDSSGRAVAAVNVATSATRTSVDQLRMEILPELLTTTAAISAALAGTATPA, encoded by the coding sequence ATGTCCGATTCCGCTGATGTCGTCACCTCACTGGCTCGTGGCATCGCGGTCCTGCGTTCACTGAGCGTGACCGACGGCCCCCTCACCCTGGCGGAGGTCGCCACTCGGTGCAACACCACTCGTGCCACGGCGCGCCGACTCCTGCTGACTCTCGAGCACCTCGGTTACGTCGCCAGCGACGGCCCGACGTTCTGGCTTCGACCGCGCGTCATGGAATTGGGCGACGCTTACCTGGCAGGCCTCGGCCTGCCCGACCTGGCACATGCGCATCTGGAGCGACTCGCGGACCGCGTCCACGACACGACGTCGTTGACCGTGCTGGACGACGACGACATCGTCTACGTGGACCGCGTGAAGGCCAGCCGCGTGATGACCGTCAACATCACCGTCGGCACACGTTTTCCGGCGTACATCATGTCGAGCGGGCGAGTCCTCCTCGCCGACCTGCCGGTCCCGGAGCTGTCCCGCCGTGTGGACGCATTCCCCGACGAGGACCTGCGTGAGCATCACAGCACACGTGCCGAGATCCAGTCCGCGATCGATCACGCACGCACCGACGGTTTTGCGATCACCGACAAGGAACTCGATCCGGCGCTGCGGTCCATCGCGGCACCGGTCCGAGACTCCAGCGGCCGGGCCGTCGCGGCGGTCAACGTCGCAACGTCGGCGACGCGGACCAGCGTCGACCAGCTCCGCATGGAGATCCTTCCAGAACTGCTCACGACCACCGCCGCGATCAGCGCCGCCCTGGCAGGGACCGCCACACCGGCCTAG
- a CDS encoding PDR/VanB family oxidoreductase, producing the protein MTGEQQDFFEVTVRQVKLEADNVVSIEVVPDRGLLPAYEPGAHLDLMLPSGLIRQYSLCSPPGDRSFYRIAVLREPNGRGGSEEIHETALVGKRVQIRGPRNHFALDPSPRYLFIAGGIGITPMLAMVIRAEREKSPYELVYVGRTLDAMAFRDRLATGPHVRVAVTSETGRPDLAALVADAGDDTLIYACGPAEMLAALEKACSEAGKSDRLRLEKFESDGEAAAEAASGASFEVELAKSGVVLTVAEDQGLLEVIEPHCDIMTSCEDGFCGTCETQVLAGVPEHHDTILSEKEREAGKTMMVCVGRCQSSRLVLDL; encoded by the coding sequence ATGACCGGTGAGCAGCAGGACTTCTTCGAGGTCACGGTCCGTCAAGTGAAGCTGGAGGCCGACAACGTCGTCTCCATCGAGGTGGTGCCCGATCGAGGACTCCTGCCGGCGTATGAACCCGGTGCGCATCTGGACCTGATGCTGCCGTCGGGTCTGATCCGCCAGTACAGCCTGTGCAGTCCGCCCGGCGATCGGAGTTTCTACCGGATCGCGGTCCTCCGCGAGCCGAACGGACGAGGCGGTTCCGAGGAGATCCACGAGACCGCGCTCGTCGGGAAACGGGTTCAGATCCGCGGTCCGCGTAACCACTTCGCACTCGACCCGTCCCCGCGTTACCTGTTCATCGCGGGAGGTATCGGGATCACGCCGATGCTGGCCATGGTGATCCGCGCCGAACGCGAGAAGTCGCCCTACGAACTCGTCTACGTGGGCCGCACCCTCGACGCGATGGCGTTCCGTGACCGGCTCGCTACGGGTCCGCACGTCAGGGTGGCAGTGACTTCCGAGACCGGTCGGCCCGACCTGGCTGCGCTGGTCGCCGACGCCGGTGACGACACGCTGATCTACGCGTGCGGACCGGCGGAGATGCTGGCCGCGTTGGAGAAGGCGTGTTCGGAGGCTGGGAAGTCCGACCGACTCCGGCTGGAGAAGTTCGAGTCCGACGGGGAGGCGGCGGCGGAGGCCGCGAGCGGCGCGTCGTTCGAGGTGGAGCTTGCGAAGTCGGGAGTCGTGCTCACCGTCGCGGAGGACCAGGGACTTCTCGAGGTCATCGAGCCGCACTGCGACATCATGACTTCGTGCGAGGACGGTTTCTGCGGCACGTGTGAGACCCAGGTGCTCGCCGGAGTTCCGGAGCACCATGACACGATTCTCAGTGAGAAGGAACGCGAGGCCGGGAAGACCATGATGGTGTGCGTCGGCAGGTGCCAGAGCTCACGACTGGTCCTCGATCTCTAG
- a CDS encoding zinc-dependent alcohol dehydrogenase, translated as MSDGAGHTHVEERRLDEASSRIRVESSAVCGTDVMLHARGLRRPAVLGHHTIGRVEQLTPEVEAAVGVAVGTRVVVEEYVACGHCEECRAGDYRFCATVDLWTGGERVGMIPADRGSGLHGGNAEYLEIGLHHVLHRLPEGLSVDLAAWTLPLANAVDWTLFAGGVGPGATVAVIGPGYHGLSCAAAALAGGASTVVVVGPDSESGAARLGFAEGMGASIETSDDGLVDRMLARYGEVDTVVDTVGSPQTMATATALLKRFGVLVIAGLSGGDVPLDPTLIVRKLLTVKGVRGRAPQAVRRAIELLGEGRTGLESVPTHPVALEDVEATLNAMNTGRGPHSPHIVVDPWRPCHDGGPTTHSSEGEDR; from the coding sequence GTGAGTGATGGCGCGGGCCACACGCACGTCGAGGAACGACGACTCGATGAGGCGAGCAGCCGCATCAGGGTCGAGTCGTCGGCGGTCTGCGGCACGGACGTCATGCTGCATGCCCGCGGGCTGCGGCGGCCTGCCGTCCTCGGTCATCACACCATCGGCCGCGTCGAACAGCTGACCCCCGAGGTCGAAGCGGCCGTCGGCGTCGCGGTGGGAACCCGCGTCGTCGTTGAAGAATACGTGGCGTGCGGACACTGCGAAGAGTGTCGGGCGGGTGACTATCGGTTCTGCGCCACGGTCGACCTGTGGACGGGCGGCGAACGCGTCGGAATGATTCCGGCCGACCGTGGATCGGGACTCCACGGCGGCAACGCCGAGTACCTCGAGATCGGACTGCACCACGTCCTGCATCGGTTGCCGGAAGGGCTGAGCGTCGACCTCGCCGCCTGGACCCTGCCGTTGGCGAACGCCGTCGACTGGACGCTGTTCGCCGGCGGAGTCGGACCCGGGGCGACAGTGGCGGTGATCGGGCCCGGGTATCACGGACTGTCGTGTGCGGCGGCCGCACTGGCCGGTGGTGCGAGCACAGTGGTCGTCGTGGGTCCAGACAGCGAGTCCGGAGCCGCGCGGCTCGGATTCGCCGAAGGGATGGGGGCGTCGATCGAGACCAGCGACGACGGACTGGTGGACCGGATGCTCGCCCGCTACGGCGAGGTCGACACCGTCGTCGACACCGTCGGCTCGCCCCAGACGATGGCGACGGCCACCGCGCTCCTGAAGAGGTTCGGGGTCCTGGTGATCGCGGGACTCAGCGGGGGCGACGTTCCGCTGGATCCGACGTTGATCGTTCGAAAGCTGTTGACGGTCAAAGGCGTCCGCGGGCGGGCGCCGCAGGCAGTGCGTCGTGCGATCGAGCTGTTGGGCGAAGGCCGCACCGGACTCGAATCGGTTCCGACCCATCCGGTTGCGCTCGAGGACGTCGAAGCCACCTTGAACGCCATGAACACCGGACGCGGTCCGCACAGTCCGCACATCGTCGTCGACCCGTGGCGTCCGTGCCACGACGGCGGGCCGACGACACACAGCTCAGAAGGAGAAGACCGATGA
- a CDS encoding ABC transporter ATP-binding protein, with protein sequence MTTTTTETKISIRGLNKRFTVPGGHVVTALEDFDLDVPKGQFLVIVGPSGCGKTTLLRMLAGLEAPTSGSIGIVQDQQGRPENSMVFQGDSIFPWMSVWDNAAYGLTTRGVPKAAIKDTVGHYLDATGLTPFADAYPHQLSGGMRQRVSIARAFANDPEILLMDEPFSALDEQNKTLLQAELLRLWEETRKTVVFITHSVDEAVTMSDRIMVMSAQPGRAKAFIDVPFERPRDVLELRQKPEYGEIVYDIWAQLKEEVEKAKAQSEARVVRRNRKFLKR encoded by the coding sequence ATGACGACGACAACGACCGAAACCAAGATCTCCATCAGAGGCCTGAACAAGCGCTTCACCGTTCCCGGCGGACACGTCGTGACCGCGCTGGAGGACTTCGACCTCGACGTTCCCAAGGGCCAGTTCCTGGTGATCGTCGGACCCTCCGGATGTGGCAAGACGACGCTGCTCCGGATGCTCGCCGGCCTCGAGGCTCCTACATCCGGTTCGATCGGCATCGTGCAGGACCAGCAGGGACGACCCGAGAACTCGATGGTCTTCCAGGGGGACTCGATCTTCCCGTGGATGAGCGTCTGGGACAACGCGGCGTATGGCCTGACCACCCGCGGCGTGCCGAAGGCCGCGATCAAGGACACCGTGGGCCACTACCTCGATGCGACCGGGCTGACGCCGTTCGCCGACGCCTACCCGCACCAGTTGTCCGGCGGCATGCGCCAGCGCGTGTCGATTGCCCGCGCCTTCGCGAACGATCCCGAGATCCTGCTGATGGACGAGCCCTTCTCGGCGCTTGACGAGCAGAACAAGACCCTGCTACAGGCGGAGTTGCTCCGCCTGTGGGAGGAGACCCGGAAGACGGTCGTCTTCATCACCCACTCGGTGGACGAGGCGGTGACCATGAGCGATCGGATCATGGTGATGAGCGCTCAACCGGGCCGGGCCAAGGCCTTCATCGACGTGCCCTTCGAACGTCCCCGCGACGTTCTGGAGCTGCGGCAGAAGCCCGAGTACGGCGAGATCGTGTACGACATCTGGGCGCAGTTGAAGGAAGAGGTCGAGAAGGCCAAAGCACAGTCCGAGGCTCGTGTGGTGCGTCGCAACCGGAAGTTCCTGAAGCGATGA
- a CDS encoding ABC transporter permease, whose protein sequence is MTTALMDRPAVQTLQVKPRRVWSKNQLLVVSIITPIVLFIGWELLSRLGVLDERFFPAPTRIFRALGDQASNGDLWTQSKHSIGRLIAGFLIGAVPGVVLGIVMGLSKIINAAIRPISSALYAVPKSAVLPLFLLFFGLGEDTAWYFVAVGAFFPVLINTYTGVANVSTVYYDVAENFGARKLRVFRTVALPGATPNIITGLELGAGMALIMLAIVEMLGGLGNGWGFMVWNSYQLFIIDQMYAYLLIFAIVGLVFAIFVGWIGRRLTPWAKK, encoded by the coding sequence ATGACCACCGCACTCATGGACCGTCCGGCAGTCCAGACCCTTCAGGTCAAACCTCGGCGAGTCTGGTCCAAGAACCAACTCCTCGTCGTCTCCATCATCACCCCGATCGTCCTGTTCATCGGTTGGGAACTGCTCTCCCGACTGGGCGTTCTCGACGAACGCTTCTTCCCCGCGCCCACCCGGATCTTTCGTGCGCTCGGCGATCAAGCATCCAACGGCGACCTGTGGACTCAGTCCAAGCACAGCATCGGCCGGCTCATCGCGGGCTTCCTCATCGGAGCGGTTCCCGGAGTCGTCCTCGGGATCGTGATGGGTCTGTCGAAGATCATCAACGCGGCCATCCGACCGATCTCGTCCGCGCTCTACGCGGTGCCGAAGTCGGCCGTCCTGCCGCTGTTCCTGCTCTTCTTCGGGCTCGGCGAGGACACTGCTTGGTACTTCGTCGCCGTCGGCGCATTCTTTCCCGTGCTGATCAACACGTACACGGGTGTCGCGAACGTCTCGACCGTGTATTACGACGTCGCCGAGAACTTCGGTGCCCGCAAGCTGCGCGTCTTCCGAACCGTCGCGCTGCCCGGAGCCACCCCGAACATCATCACCGGACTCGAACTGGGCGCGGGCATGGCACTCATCATGCTGGCGATCGTCGAGATGCTCGGCGGCCTCGGCAACGGCTGGGGATTCATGGTGTGGAACTCCTACCAGCTGTTCATCATCGATCAGATGTACGCGTACCTGCTGATCTTCGCGATCGTCGGACTCGTCTTCGCGATCTTCGTCGGCTGGATCGGTCGGCGCCTCACCCCGTGGGCGAAGAAGTGA